The genomic interval TGGCCCGCGGGATCATTGCGAAATTCAAGACTTTCCGCAATATGAGCCATACGGATATCCGTGATTGGAAAAGGTTCAAGGGGCTGGGCCCGGCGAAGCTGGCGCAGATAAAAGCATCTTTAGAGATCGGCAAAAGGATGGTCGAGGAGAAAATAAAAGATACCCGGAATAAGATAAGTTCTTCCCGGGAAGTATTTGAGATTGTTATGCCCAGGTTGCGCGACCTTAAAAAGGAAGTTTTTAAGGTCGTGTTTTTGAACCCTCAGAACCGGATAATCGATATAGCGGACCTGGAAGAAGGGACCGTGGATCAGGCATATCCTATAAAAAGGGAGATTTTTCACTATGCGCTCCAGAGTTTTGCCGCGTCGATCATTTGCGTGCATAACCATCCTTCGGGAGAGTGCCAGCCGAGTGAAGAAGATATCGCGTTTACCCGTGATCTGGTGACTTGCGGGAATACCCTGCAAGTCCAGGTCCTGGATCATTTGATCATAGGCAGCGGCGGGTATTTCAGCTTTAAGGATGAAAAACTGATCGATTGATCCGGCCGCTCGCTTTTACAGTAGCTCCCGGTTGTCCGGGTATGCCTTAATTTTTGACTTTGGTTTCTTATTCCGCGGCAGTATAATGAGCCATATGGATAAAGGGCTTGTTTATTCTACTGATAAAGGAAAGATCTGTCCGGAGTGCGGCCAGCCTGCCGGCGGGTGCGTATGCCGCATTAGGGGTAAAACAACTGTCTCTAAGACCGACGGGGTTATCCGGATCAGGTATGAGACTAAAGGCCGTAAAGGCAAAGGGGTGACCGTGATTTCCGGGCTGCCTTTAAACCATGCCGGCCTCGAAGAATTGGCCAGAGGGCTGAAACAGCGTTTCGGCGCCGGCGGGTCAGTGTGCGGTTATAGCATAGAATTGCAAGGAGACCATTGCGATCAGGTGGAGCAGGAATTACATAAGTCCGGATATAAAGTGCGATAGGCCGGGGCATGGATGTTTGGATGGAAAGTGATGGCCGTTTATTCAACCCCGGGGCTTAATTATGGCTTGGGTT from Candidatus Omnitrophota bacterium carries:
- the radC gene encoding DNA repair protein RadC; translation: PLQRGRYSGAGSAQRRIIIMGEKSLSNGPANNTIRDWPVNERPREKLFRHGEAALCDSELLAIILRTGSKGESAIDLARGIIAKFKTFRNMSHTDIRDWKRFKGLGPAKLAQIKASLEIGKRMVEEKIKDTRNKISSSREVFEIVMPRLRDLKKEVFKVVFLNPQNRIIDIADLEEGTVDQAYPIKREIFHYALQSFAASIICVHNHPSGECQPSEEDIAFTRDLVTCGNTLQVQVLDHLIIGSGGYFSFKDEKLID
- a CDS encoding stress response translation initiation inhibitor YciH codes for the protein MSHMDKGLVYSTDKGKICPECGQPAGGCVCRIRGKTTVSKTDGVIRIRYETKGRKGKGVTVISGLPLNHAGLEELARGLKQRFGAGGSVCGYSIELQGDHCDQVEQELHKSGYKVR